Within the Staphylococcus argenteus genome, the region ACTTCATCCCAAAAACAGAATTAAGAGAAACTACAATGAACATTTTAAACAAAAGAAAAGAGGAAAATGAATGATATGGTATATTAGCGCTGCATTCTTTCCATGTGTCTTAGTAGTGTTATTTAGTGTATTGACTAGAAGTAAATGGGTTGGTACAACACTAACGTTGATTTTAATAGGGGCTTCCATATATAAGGAATACTTTCATAACGAGTGGATTATCTTTATTGACGTAGTATCACTATTAGCTGGATATCTTATAATAGATCAGCTTGAATTTCATAAGCATCAAGATGGAGATCGCTAATTTTGACCTAAGGACAATGTCCAAACAAATTAATTGAAACAATAAGACGTTTGATATAAAGTGTATATACTCACAAAATATAACTAGATAAATGAATTGATTAAATGCAAGCATAGTTAGAACAACTATGTTTGTTTTTCTTTGTATTAAAATATTACGAACAAATGTTTGCTTTTTTAGCGATTATTTTGATAAAATATGAAATAAGAAAGAGCAAATTTGAACGGGATAAATAAATAACACATTAAATAGGAGGCGTATGTAACAATGGTTGAGCATTATCCTTTTAAAATACATTCTGAATTTGAGCCTCAAGGTGACCAACCACAAGCAAT harbors:
- a CDS encoding CsbA family protein, with the protein product MIWYISAAFFPCVLVVLFSVLTRSKWVGTTLTLILIGASIYKEYFHNEWIIFIDVVSLLAGYLIIDQLEFHKHQDGDR